A window of the Synechococcus sp. M16.1 genome harbors these coding sequences:
- a CDS encoding Y-family DNA polymerase: MPQATALIDGNNFYASCEQSLDPALIGHPVVVLSNNDGCIVARSAEARALGIRMGTPYFKARRELERHNVVVRSSNYALYADMSQRMMSLLEAHCEELEVYSIDEAFGRIRRPRDGDLQGWSRQLRARARQNLGLPIAIGLGASKAQAKLANRLAKQTPDHAGMFDLGQCDNPDRWLETIAIEDVWGIGRQLAHWCRLRGVSNARHLRDMPSGELRAKCGVVGLRLQRELRGHACLPLELAPAPKQETCVSRSFSRPITSQEELHQAIATYVVRAAEKLRRQRQRAAALTIYTRTSPFAPGFYSQAASTQLDLPSNDTAVLLEAARPLVARIFRPHRPLAKAGVLMQHLQSHDILQTHLMVPMSEEQQQKRECLMETIDRINRRYGRGTLQWAGCGLQPSWLMRREQLSRAATTRLQDLPVVKA, translated from the coding sequence ATGCCTCAGGCCACGGCCCTGATCGATGGAAACAACTTCTATGCCTCCTGCGAACAGAGCCTGGATCCGGCTCTGATCGGTCACCCCGTGGTGGTGCTGTCCAACAACGACGGCTGCATCGTTGCGCGCAGTGCCGAAGCCCGTGCCCTCGGCATCCGCATGGGGACGCCGTACTTCAAGGCGCGCCGGGAGCTTGAACGGCACAACGTGGTGGTGCGCAGTTCGAACTACGCCCTCTATGCCGACATGAGCCAGCGGATGATGAGCCTGCTGGAGGCCCACTGTGAAGAGCTGGAGGTGTATTCGATTGACGAGGCCTTCGGGAGAATTCGTCGTCCCCGCGATGGCGACCTGCAGGGTTGGTCCCGCCAGCTGCGGGCACGGGCACGGCAGAACCTCGGCCTACCGATCGCCATCGGCTTAGGGGCCAGCAAGGCCCAGGCCAAGCTGGCCAATCGCCTGGCCAAACAGACCCCAGACCATGCCGGGATGTTCGACCTCGGCCAGTGCGACAACCCCGATCGCTGGCTGGAAACCATTGCGATCGAGGATGTCTGGGGAATCGGTCGACAACTAGCCCATTGGTGTCGCCTGCGGGGCGTCAGCAACGCACGACACCTCCGGGACATGCCGAGCGGTGAACTGCGCGCCAAATGCGGCGTGGTGGGTCTGCGGCTGCAACGGGAGCTGCGGGGCCATGCCTGCCTGCCGCTGGAGCTGGCACCAGCACCAAAGCAGGAAACCTGCGTGAGTCGCAGTTTCAGCCGACCCATCACCAGCCAGGAGGAGCTGCACCAGGCCATCGCCACCTATGTGGTGCGCGCCGCCGAGAAATTGCGCAGGCAACGGCAACGGGCAGCAGCCCTCACCATCTACACCCGCACCAGCCCGTTCGCTCCTGGGTTTTACAGTCAAGCCGCCAGCACGCAGCTGGACCTGCCGAGCAATGACACAGCTGTGCTGCTGGAAGCGGCACGGCCCTTGGTGGCACGGATCTTTCGCCCCCACCGACCATTGGCCAAGGCCGGCGTGCTGATGCAGCACCTGCAGAGCCATGACATCCTGCAGACCCATCTGATGGTGCCGATGAGTGAGGAGCAGCAGCAGAAACGGGAGTGCCTGATGGAGACCATCGACCGGATCAATCGGCGTTACGGGCGTGGAACCCTGCAATGGGCCGGTTGCGGACTGCAGCCCAGTTGGTTGATGCGGCGTGAGCAACTCAGCCGCGCCGCCACCACCCGTCTGCAGGATCTACCGGTGGTGAAGGCCTGA
- a CDS encoding LexA family transcriptional regulator, giving the protein MELQHRPLPLQPKRSRLTLPLAGERVAAGFPSPADDYVDVGIDLNEQLIRHPTSTFFLHVSGESMTDAGIHDGDLLVVDRSLDPRPGQVVVAVLDGAFTLKRLMRHRGRLRLEAAHPDYPPLELHRCGEVQIWGVAIHVIHPL; this is encoded by the coding sequence GTGGAGCTCCAACACAGACCGCTTCCCCTGCAGCCCAAGCGCAGTCGGCTCACGCTGCCCCTGGCCGGGGAACGGGTCGCCGCAGGCTTCCCGTCCCCCGCCGATGACTACGTGGACGTGGGGATCGACCTGAATGAACAGCTGATCCGGCATCCCACCAGCACCTTTTTCCTGCATGTGAGCGGCGAATCGATGACCGACGCCGGCATCCACGACGGCGATCTTCTAGTGGTCGATCGCAGCCTCGACCCGCGCCCGGGCCAGGTGGTTGTGGCTGTGCTCGACGGTGCCTTCACCCTCAAACGCCTGATGCGTCATCGCGGCCGGTTGCGCCTGGAAGCCGCCCATCCGGACTATCCGCCACTGGAGCTTCACCGCTGCGGCGAAGTGCAGATCTGGGGCGTCGCCATCCACGTGATCCATCCGCTCTGA
- a CDS encoding 2OG-Fe(II) oxygenase: MLSTVFYPHVSCAGGKLLVADSPPIENGYQGPLPTFRSVISIPPVVNRLVLFSPGILHRINPFEGERYSVAVNIWEQAPLTTTAAEPPA; this comes from the coding sequence TTGCTGTCCACTGTGTTCTACCCCCACGTGAGCTGCGCTGGCGGCAAACTGCTGGTGGCCGACAGCCCTCCGATCGAGAACGGATACCAGGGGCCGTTACCCACATTCCGCTCGGTGATCTCGATCCCACCGGTGGTGAACCGTCTGGTGCTGTTCTCCCCAGGCATCCTGCACCGGATCAACCCGTTCGAAGGCGAGCGCTATTCCGTGGCCGTGAACATCTGGGAGCAAGCGCCCCTCACCACAACGGCTGCAGAGCCACCGGCTTGA
- a CDS encoding 23S rRNA (pseudouridine(1915)-N(3))-methyltransferase RlmH — MNPARCRILAVGKVRRGWIQDGIDLYLKRLPGLTISELRDSNPDKEADAIRAALRPDETLIALMEQGDTLASVPFARRLEQFGNQRLAFVIGGADGLTAELKAQAKWRLSLSPMTFPHELARLMLVEQLFRAQAIVQGSPYHRA, encoded by the coding sequence TTGAACCCGGCCCGTTGCCGGATTCTTGCGGTGGGCAAAGTGCGTCGTGGCTGGATTCAGGACGGCATTGACCTCTACCTCAAACGCCTGCCTGGGTTGACCATCAGCGAACTGCGCGACAGCAATCCAGACAAGGAAGCTGATGCCATCAGAGCGGCCCTGCGACCCGACGAAACCCTGATTGCACTGATGGAACAGGGCGACACCTTGGCGTCGGTTCCCTTCGCGCGACGTCTCGAGCAATTCGGCAACCAACGGCTGGCCTTCGTGATCGGTGGGGCCGACGGTCTGACGGCTGAGCTCAAGGCACAGGCCAAATGGCGCCTGAGCCTTTCACCGATGACCTTCCCCCACGAACTGGCGCGGCTGATGCTCGTGGAACAACTGTTCCGAGCCCAGGCGATTGTTCAAGGCAGCCCTTATCACCGTGCCTAG
- a CDS encoding pentapeptide repeat-containing protein, translating to MPAPAHAAMDVAKQVLIGADYSNKDLRGATFNLSNLREANLSGSDLRGASLYGAKLQDADLSGTDLREATLDAAVMTGTNLEDAVLEGAFAFNTRFSDVLITGADFTDVPMRGDQLKSLCAVADGTNSVTGRSTRESLGCA from the coding sequence ATGCCGGCTCCGGCCCACGCCGCGATGGATGTGGCCAAACAGGTGTTGATTGGGGCCGACTATTCCAACAAGGACCTGCGGGGGGCCACCTTCAACCTCAGCAACCTGCGCGAAGCCAACCTGTCCGGGTCTGATCTGCGGGGAGCCAGCCTCTACGGCGCCAAGCTGCAGGATGCCGACCTCAGCGGCACCGACCTGCGCGAAGCCACCCTGGACGCCGCTGTGATGACAGGCACCAACCTTGAGGATGCCGTGCTGGAGGGGGCTTTTGCCTTCAACACCCGCTTCAGCGATGTGTTGATCACGGGGGCCGACTTCACCGACGTTCCCATGCGCGGGGACCAACTCAAAAGCCTCTGCGCCGTTGCCGACGGAACGAATTCCGTCACGGGCCGCAGCACCCGTGAAAGCCTCGGTTGCGCCTGA
- a CDS encoding YraN family protein codes for MGSQCSGGWAEQQALQQLEAQGWRLLDRNWHCRWGELDLVLERQQQLLVVEVKGRRTGHRDRHGLDAFHSAKRRRMARAISCWRAVHPASAEHLLRVKLALVPLMTSRRTIRWIDVERLC; via the coding sequence GTGGGGTCTCAATGCAGCGGTGGCTGGGCGGAGCAGCAGGCCTTGCAGCAGCTGGAAGCGCAGGGATGGCGGTTGCTGGACCGAAACTGGCACTGCCGCTGGGGCGAGCTCGATCTGGTGCTGGAGCGGCAGCAGCAGCTGCTGGTGGTGGAGGTGAAGGGCCGTCGCACGGGGCATCGGGACCGCCATGGCCTTGATGCCTTTCATTCCGCCAAACGGCGCCGCATGGCCCGCGCGATCAGTTGCTGGAGAGCTGTGCATCCGGCATCCGCTGAGCATCTGCTCCGGGTCAAGCTGGCCCTCGTTCCCTTGATGACGTCCCGCCGAACGATTCGCTGGATTGATGTGGAGCGGCTGTGCTGA
- the rsmA gene encoding 16S rRNA (adenine(1518)-N(6)/adenine(1519)-N(6))-dimethyltransferase RsmA encodes MGFSGHHARKRFGQHWLRDESVLQRIIEAADLQSTDRVLEVGPGRGALTERLLAAGLKAVHAIELDRDLVDGLQERFEAQPGFSLHQGDVLEAPLELSDGRIADKVVANIPYNITGPLLERLVGRLDRPVDPPYQRLVLLVQKEVAERIRARPGHSSFSALSVRMQLLARCRSVCPVPPRCFQPPPKVQSEVICLEPLPAAERVEPALAARVESLLKQAFLARRKMLRNTLAGVAEPDRLKELAASAGFSLQQRPQELAPATWVALARGLNRGD; translated from the coding sequence ATGGGTTTCTCTGGACATCACGCCCGCAAGCGTTTTGGTCAGCACTGGTTGCGGGACGAATCCGTGCTGCAACGAATCATCGAGGCTGCTGACCTGCAGTCCACCGATCGGGTGCTGGAGGTGGGGCCCGGTCGCGGGGCATTAACCGAGCGTCTGCTGGCCGCGGGACTGAAGGCGGTGCATGCGATTGAGCTCGACCGCGATCTGGTGGATGGTCTTCAGGAACGTTTTGAGGCTCAGCCTGGGTTCAGCCTCCATCAGGGCGATGTTCTCGAAGCCCCACTGGAATTGAGTGATGGCCGCATCGCCGACAAGGTGGTGGCCAACATTCCGTACAACATCACTGGCCCACTGCTGGAGCGGTTGGTGGGCCGACTGGACCGGCCGGTGGATCCGCCCTACCAACGGCTTGTGTTGCTGGTGCAGAAGGAAGTCGCGGAGCGAATTCGTGCCCGACCCGGCCACAGCAGTTTCAGTGCCCTGAGTGTGCGCATGCAGCTGCTGGCCCGGTGCCGTTCGGTGTGTCCGGTGCCGCCGCGCTGTTTTCAGCCACCACCAAAGGTGCAATCGGAAGTGATCTGCCTGGAGCCCTTGCCGGCCGCGGAGCGGGTGGAGCCGGCTCTGGCCGCTCGGGTGGAATCGCTGTTGAAGCAGGCGTTTCTGGCCCGGCGCAAGATGTTGCGCAACACCCTGGCGGGTGTGGCTGAGCCAGATCGCTTGAAGGAGCTGGCGGCCTCCGCGGGTTTCAGCCTGCAGCAACGCCCCCAGGAACTCGCGCCCGCCACCTGGGTCGCCCTGGCCAGGGGTTTGAATCGGGGCGACTGA
- the ispE gene encoding 4-(cytidine 5'-diphospho)-2-C-methyl-D-erythritol kinase, which translates to MITVTAPAKVNLHLEVLGLRSDGFHELAMVMQSIELADRLSFQNTADAQLSLTCDDASLSVGDDNLILRAAQLLRDRSGFSELGASIHLEKRIPIGAGLAGGSSDGAAALVGLNALWGLGHSPADLERMAAELGSDMPFCVAGGCQLCFGRGEQLEAVPPTPQPLAVLLVKDPTVSVSTPWAYKRCRELNQSHYLADEAAFEQRRQALRSVDWLQPLRSELPPPLRNDLQEVVAPETAAVRSALDLLNSIPQSLAVAMSGSGPSCFALFSDLASCRQARDQLTPQLDRAGLKAWSCALRSDGVRIEA; encoded by the coding sequence ATGATCACGGTGACGGCCCCGGCCAAAGTCAACCTGCACCTGGAGGTCCTGGGGCTGCGCTCGGACGGTTTCCATGAGCTGGCCATGGTGATGCAGAGCATCGAACTGGCGGATCGCCTGAGCTTTCAGAACACCGCTGATGCCCAACTCAGCCTCACCTGCGATGACGCCAGCCTCAGCGTCGGCGACGACAACCTGATCCTCCGGGCGGCCCAGTTGCTGCGGGACCGTTCGGGTTTCAGTGAATTGGGGGCGTCCATTCATCTCGAGAAGCGCATCCCCATCGGTGCTGGCCTGGCTGGTGGCTCCAGCGACGGCGCCGCGGCACTGGTTGGTCTGAATGCTCTGTGGGGCTTGGGCCACAGCCCCGCAGATCTGGAGCGAATGGCCGCTGAGCTCGGTTCAGACATGCCCTTCTGTGTGGCCGGAGGATGTCAGCTCTGTTTCGGGCGAGGCGAACAACTGGAAGCTGTGCCACCAACGCCTCAACCCCTGGCTGTGCTTTTGGTCAAAGACCCCACGGTGAGCGTTTCAACGCCCTGGGCCTACAAGCGTTGCCGTGAGCTCAATCAATCCCACTACCTCGCTGACGAGGCGGCTTTTGAACAACGCCGGCAAGCCTTGCGCAGCGTTGATTGGCTCCAGCCATTGCGCAGCGAGCTGCCACCTCCCCTGCGCAATGACCTGCAGGAGGTGGTTGCTCCTGAAACAGCTGCGGTGCGTTCGGCGCTCGATCTGTTGAACAGCATTCCCCAAAGCCTGGCGGTGGCCATGAGTGGTTCTGGACCCAGTTGTTTCGCGCTGTTTTCCGATCTGGCGTCATGCCGCCAGGCGCGGGATCAGCTCACTCCCCAGCTGGACCGCGCCGGCCTGAAGGCCTGGTCTTGCGCCCTTCGCAGCGATGGCGTGAGGATCGAGGCATGA
- a CDS encoding DUF3082 domain-containing protein, which translates to MTDVPTPESPEPQDPRKGPLSFLSGALTAGLLAWLALGLSRRMVVYFAVHPPHYSSPIAQNIAVTLKTLLVGLSFLATFSTAFVALGLTLVFLRSLFTARDQNPA; encoded by the coding sequence ATGACTGATGTCCCCACACCAGAGAGCCCCGAACCACAGGATCCGCGCAAAGGTCCGCTGAGTTTTCTTTCCGGAGCGCTGACGGCCGGGCTGTTGGCCTGGCTAGCCCTGGGCCTGAGTCGGCGGATGGTGGTGTATTTCGCCGTTCATCCCCCGCACTACAGCTCGCCGATTGCCCAGAACATCGCTGTCACCCTGAAGACCCTTCTGGTGGGTTTGTCCTTCCTGGCCACCTTCAGCACGGCTTTTGTGGCCCTTGGCCTGACCCTGGTGTTTCTTCGCAGTCTCTTTACGGCTCGCGATCAGAACCCTGCCTAG
- a CDS encoding pyruvate dehydrogenase complex E1 component subunit beta has translation MAGTLLFNALREAIDEEMGRDPHVCVMGEDVGHYGGSYKVTKDLAEKYGDLRVLDTPIAENGFTGMAVGAAMTGLRPIVEGMNMGFLLLAFNQISNNMGMLRYTSGGNFTIPTVVRGPGGVGRQLGAEHSQRLEAYFHAVPGIKIVACSTPTNAKGLMKAAIRDNNPVLFFEHVLLYNLSEELPEGDYTCALDQADLVKEGTDVTILTYSRMRHHCLKAVEQLEAEGVSVELIDLISLKPFDMETISRSIRKTNKVIVVEECMKTGGIGAELIALITEQCFDDLDARPVRLSSQDIPTPYNGSLENLTIIQPHQIVDAAQALVNKGI, from the coding sequence GTGGCAGGAACACTTCTCTTCAACGCCCTCCGGGAAGCCATCGACGAGGAGATGGGGAGAGACCCCCACGTCTGCGTGATGGGGGAGGACGTCGGTCACTACGGCGGCAGTTACAAGGTCACCAAGGATCTGGCGGAGAAATACGGCGATCTCAGGGTGCTCGACACCCCGATTGCTGAGAACGGCTTCACCGGAATGGCTGTTGGTGCCGCGATGACCGGTCTGCGGCCGATCGTTGAGGGCATGAACATGGGCTTCCTGCTCCTGGCCTTCAACCAGATCTCCAACAACATGGGGATGCTCCGCTACACGAGCGGCGGCAACTTCACCATTCCCACCGTGGTGCGCGGCCCCGGCGGTGTGGGTCGTCAGCTTGGCGCTGAGCACAGCCAACGGCTCGAGGCCTACTTCCATGCCGTCCCCGGCATCAAGATCGTGGCCTGCAGCACGCCCACCAATGCCAAAGGCCTGATGAAGGCCGCGATTCGCGACAACAACCCCGTGCTCTTCTTCGAGCACGTTCTGCTCTACAACCTCAGCGAGGAGCTCCCCGAAGGCGACTACACCTGTGCCCTCGACCAGGCGGATCTGGTGAAAGAAGGCACCGATGTGACGATCCTCACCTACTCCCGGATGCGTCACCACTGTCTCAAGGCTGTGGAGCAACTGGAGGCAGAGGGGGTGAGCGTTGAGCTTATCGATCTGATTAGCCTCAAGCCCTTCGACATGGAGACGATCAGCCGCTCCATCCGCAAGACCAACAAGGTGATCGTGGTGGAGGAATGCATGAAGACCGGCGGCATCGGGGCCGAGTTGATTGCTCTGATCACCGAGCAGTGCTTCGACGATCTGGATGCCCGGCCTGTGCGTCTTTCCAGTCAGGACATCCCCACCCCCTACAACGGTTCTCTCGAGAACCTCACGATCATTCAGCCGCATCAGATCGTTGACGCGGCGCAGGCGTTGGTCAACAAGGGCATCTGA
- the secD gene encoding protein translocase subunit SecD — protein MARYQGWFALVLALAIAAGMFLVRTPLELGLDLRGGSQLTVEVKPAGEITRVGAEEMEAVKAVLDRRVNGLGVAESTLQTVGESQLVLQLPGEQDPTAAARVLGDTALLEFRAQKADTEAEFRGLRQLRSQVEAILRLREDQIRLGETPEPLDLAQLKSTQQTLGLDGQASSDEEQLRQLLNKVDADLLTMLEPAALTGKQLVTAGRQPLQNNPNSWEVTLNFDGEGAEAFADLTKSIAGTDRLLAITLDDQLISAASVGPQFKSAGISGGAATISGNFSAETARELEVKLRGGSLPLPVEVIEVRTIGPTLGAENIRRSLVAALSGLALVAVFMVVAYRLPGAVAVMALSLYALFNLAVYALIPVTLTLPGIAGFILSIGMAVDANVLIFERIKDELRRGNTLIRSIDTGFSEAFSSIVDGHLTTLISCAALFFLGTGLVKGFAATLGIGVLLSLFTALTCTRTLLRFLMGYAGLRRASNFLPTGQLPSATA, from the coding sequence ATGGCGCGTTATCAGGGTTGGTTTGCCCTTGTTCTTGCCCTGGCGATCGCCGCCGGGATGTTTTTGGTTCGGACGCCGCTGGAACTGGGCCTCGATCTGCGGGGCGGCAGTCAGCTCACCGTTGAGGTGAAGCCAGCCGGAGAAATCACCCGGGTTGGTGCCGAAGAGATGGAAGCGGTGAAAGCCGTGCTCGATCGTCGGGTTAACGGTCTTGGTGTGGCTGAGTCCACCCTGCAGACGGTGGGTGAGTCGCAGCTCGTGCTGCAGCTCCCAGGTGAGCAGGATCCCACCGCTGCTGCGCGGGTTCTCGGCGACACAGCCCTGTTGGAGTTTCGTGCCCAAAAGGCCGACACCGAAGCAGAGTTCCGAGGTCTGAGGCAGCTCCGTTCCCAGGTGGAAGCGATCCTCAGGTTGCGTGAAGATCAGATCCGCCTTGGTGAGACCCCGGAGCCTCTGGATCTGGCTCAGCTGAAGTCAACCCAGCAGACCCTGGGTCTGGATGGGCAGGCCAGCTCGGATGAGGAGCAGCTCCGCCAGCTTCTGAACAAGGTTGATGCAGATCTCCTCACGATGCTTGAGCCGGCAGCCCTGACGGGCAAGCAGCTGGTGACGGCAGGCCGCCAACCGCTCCAGAACAACCCGAACAGCTGGGAGGTGACCCTCAATTTCGATGGTGAGGGTGCTGAGGCCTTCGCTGACCTCACCAAATCGATTGCCGGTACCGACCGGTTGCTCGCCATCACTCTGGATGATCAGCTGATCAGTGCCGCCAGCGTTGGCCCCCAGTTCAAAAGTGCTGGAATCTCTGGTGGTGCAGCCACCATCAGTGGCAATTTCAGTGCGGAAACGGCCCGTGAGCTCGAGGTGAAGCTCCGCGGCGGCTCCCTGCCCCTCCCCGTTGAAGTGATCGAGGTCCGCACCATCGGGCCCACGCTCGGAGCAGAGAACATTCGCCGCAGCCTGGTGGCCGCCCTCTCGGGCCTGGCTCTGGTGGCGGTGTTCATGGTGGTGGCCTATCGCCTGCCAGGGGCGGTGGCTGTGATGGCCCTCAGCCTCTATGCCCTGTTCAACCTGGCGGTGTACGCCTTGATTCCGGTCACCCTCACCCTGCCGGGAATCGCTGGTTTCATCCTCTCGATCGGCATGGCCGTGGATGCCAATGTGCTGATCTTTGAACGGATCAAGGACGAATTGCGGCGGGGCAACACCTTGATCCGCTCGATCGATACAGGCTTCTCCGAGGCCTTTTCATCGATCGTCGATGGTCACCTGACCACGCTGATCAGTTGTGCAGCTCTCTTCTTCCTTGGAACCGGCCTGGTCAAGGGCTTTGCCGCGACCCTGGGCATTGGTGTTCTGCTGAGTTTGTTCACGGCCCTGACCTGCACCCGCACCCTGCTTCGTTTCCTGATGGGCTACGCCGGTCTGCGTCGTGCCAGCAATTTTCTGCCCACCGGGCAACTTCCTTCTGCCACCGCCTGA